TGCGGGTGGAGAACGCGATCCTGAGGCCATCCGCCGTCCCCGTCTCCGCGACCGCCCCCTGACGCTCGATGCCGAGCGTGTCGTCGTCGATCAGCCGGTACTGGTCGGTCACCACCAGCCGGGTGCCGTCTGCCAGGGTCGGGCGTGCAACAGCCACCCATCCTCGTTCAGCGTTGCCCTCGACACCGTCGTAACCGAATGATTGAGCGGTTCCGCCAAGCAGCTGCACGACGACGGGCTGGTCGATGTCGAGCTGCTGCCCCGCGGCGGCGGTGAAGCCGATCGTGGCACCGGTGGGGGAGGGGTTGATGCTGAGGCGGGCAGGCATGACGCAGCACTTCCTTTCGGGAGGTTCCGGGGGGGAGAGGGTGGCGACCTGGTCCGGCGCAGCGGTGGGCCGCGCCGGACCAGGTGACGTCACTCGGTGAGGCTGGTCAGCTTCGTCTGCAGCGACTCCAGCGCCGCCTGCGGCTCGGTCTGGCCCTGCAGGGCCCCGTAGGTGGCGTCCTGGATAGCGAGGGTGACGTCGCCGTAGCGGACGGCTTGCGGCCGCGGCTGAGCGGTCTCAATCGACTGCTTCAGCGTGGGGAAGTACGGGTACTTCTCGACGATGTCGGGGTCGTTGTACAGGGAGGCGATGGCCGGCGGCTCGGAGGCGGCGAGGGCGTTGGCTTTCTGCTGCTCCTCTTCGGCCATGAACTTGATGAAGTCCGCGGCGGTGCCCTTGTTAGCGGCGTTCTTGGCGATCGCGTAGTTGCCCCCACCGAGGCTGGAGACACCCGGGCCGCTGACACCGGGCAGCGGTGCGACGTCGAAGTCTCCCGCGATCTGGGAGGAGCCGTCGGTGGCGTTGGCCAGCTGGTACACGTAGGGCCAGTTGCGGTGGAAGATGAGCTCCCCGTCCTGGAAGGCCTGCCGGCCCTGCTCCTCCTGCCAGGTGATGGCAGCTTCGGGGATGTAGCCATCCTCGAACATGTCGACCAGCGCCTGCAGGCCGGTGACCGCCTCGGGGGTGGCCACGTTCGGCTTGCCGTCCTGGCCCACGATGACGCCGCCGGCGCCGTGCACTGCCTCGTCGAAGTTGACGGTCAGCCCTTCGTACTTCTGGAACTGGCCGGCGTAGCAGCCCAGGTCGTCGTCGCCGCCCTCACCGTCGCGGATGGTGTCGCAAGCCGCCTTGAGCTCATCGAAGGTGGTCGGCGGCTGCAGGTCGTACTTGTCCAGCAGGTCCTTGCGGTAGAACAGCAGGCCTCCGTTAGAGGCGATGGGGTAGGCGTAGAGCTTGTCGAAGTAGGTGGCGCTCGCCACCGCGGCCGGCAGCATCTCCCCGGTCGGGAACTGGTCGGCCGGCAGCTCCTCGATCCAGCCGTTCGCGGCGAACTCAGCAGTCCACACGACGTCGACCTGGACGACGCCCACCTTCGCGTTCTTGGTCTCGTGGTTCTGGATGATCTGGGTGCGCTGCAGATCGGCCGAATCCGGCAGCTCGACCATCGTCACCTGGCCGTTGGGGTGCTGGGCGTTGAACTTCTCCACCAGCTTCGGGATCTGCCCAGTGAAGTCCTTGCCCCGCCAGAACTCGATGTCACCCTGCTGGCTCAGGTCGAGAGCGGCGGGGGTCTCAGGGCTGGTCCCTGGCTCCCCGCCTCCGCCGCCGCAGGCGGCGAGCAACAAGGCGCTCACGGTCGCTGCCGCAGCCAGTACGCGCCGCTGATTCTTTCCGGACATGAAGCCTCACTTCGTCGTCGAGGACCCGAGCAGCAGGCGCCCGCTCATGACTGATGGGTCTGGCTGCGCGCTGCTGACCTCCACGCTTCTGCCATGGAGACGGCAGGACCGTAACACTCAAACGTTTGAGTGGCAACAGTTGGCGTGTCCGTTTCGCTGGTGTACGGGATGCACTCATGCGTTACAGTTCACGGGTGAGGCGATCGACGACCCTGGCCGACATAGCCCGCCTTGCGGGGGTGTCGACGAGCGCTGTGTCCCTCGCCCTCAACGGACGAGTGGGAGTGTCTGACGACACCCGGGCCCGGATCGTCGAGATCGCGGAGAACCTCGGGTGGCACCCGAACGCCCCCGCCCGCGCACTGACGGGACGTCCCGTGGCTGCCGTGGGCATCGTGCTCCGCCGGCCGGCACGGTTCCTCGGGGCCGAGCCGTTCTACATGAGCTTCCTCGCCGGCCTGGAGAACCAGTTCAGCAAGCTGGGGAGCAGTCTGCTGATGCACATCGCCGAGTCGCCAGCCGAGGAGATCGCGACCATCCGACGCTGGGCGGCCGAGCGCCGCGTGGACGGATTGGTCCTCCTCGACCTCAGGGTCAATGACGAACGGCTCGACGTCATCAAGTACCTCGAGCTCCCGACGGTGGTCGTCGGAGACCCCGCACACGCCGCCGGACTACCTGCCGTCTGGACCGCTGACGCCGACGCCGTCCGTGCAGCGGTCCACCGGCTGTCCCAGCTCGGGCACGAGCGCTTGGCGTGGGTAGGCGAACGCTCCGACCTGGCTCAGACCCGCATCCGCACCGACGCCTTCATCGAGGCCTGCGCCAGCGCTGGGTTGCCCACCCCCCGCATCCTTGAGACCGACTCCTCCAGCGCCAGTGGACGCGAGGCGACGACAGCACTACTCAGTCACGCCCGGCGACCCACAGCGATCCTGTTCGACAACGACCTGATGGCCGTCGCCGCGCTCGGAGCCGCCCGAGACGCAGGACTGGACGTCCCCGCCGACGTGTCCCTCGTCGCCTACGACGACTCGATCCTCTGCGAAGTCACCAGCCCACCACTCTCCGCCCTCAGTCACGACGTCCACTCCTACGGAGCCCACGTCGCACAGCTGCTGCTCCGCGAGGTCCAGGCCGCCGGCTCAACGACCAGTGAACTCGATGCCACCCCCGAGTTCGTCGAACGAGGGTCGACAGGACCAGCTCCGGCCTGACCGTTTGAGCCGCCGGCGGCCGCATCTCGACTGCTCAGTGACGTTGGTGGTCTCAACCGGTCAACGCACCACGGCTGGTCACACGGTAGGCGTGAGTGCGGAGCCTCGCTGGATCTCGCGGTAGATGGTGGTGCGGGAGACGCTGAACAGCTCGGCCAGCTCGGCCTGGGTGTGTTCGCCGGCCTGGTGCAGGGTGAGCAGGTGCCGCCGCTGTGATGCTGAGAGCTTGGGCTGCTTGCCGCGGAGTCGGCCCTTGGCGCGTGCCACCGCCATGCCTTCGCGGGTGCGCATCCGGATCAGGTCGGCCTCGAACTCCGCGACCATGCTGAGCACGTTGAACAGCAGCCGGCCGACGGGGTCGGTGGGGTCGTAGACGCTGCCGCCGAGGCTGAGGGCGACGCCCTTGGCGGTGAGCTCGTCGGCGATGTCTCGGGCGTCGGGTAGGGACCGGGCTAGGCGGTCGAGTTTGGTGACGACAAGCGTGTCGCCGCGGCGGACTGCAGCCATCGCTTCCCGTAGCCCTGGCCGGGCTCGGCTGGTGCCGGTCAGACCGTGGTCGACGTAGATGTGTTCTGCCTGGACCCCGAGGGCGAGGAGGCCGTCGTGTTGGGCAGTGAGGTCTTGCTCGGCGGTGGAGACCCGGGCGTAGCCGATGCGGATGCCAGTCACCGGGTCAGTGTTGCAGTTACGGGACCGTCACCGTGCGTGTCATCGTGCGGGTCTTACGTGCGTTGGTTCCGCCAAGTGCCGCCCGGGCCTGTGGGTGAGCGGTTGGGTGCACGGTGAGGGACCGGCTTACGAACCACCATCACACTCGGATCCGCTATGGCCAGGCAGGATGGGCTGATGGTGACACCTGAGAACGTCCTTGTCGCCGCCGGCGTGCTGGTCCGTCAGCAGCTGGGCGGACAGGTCCTGCTCCAGCTTCGGTCTGACGACGGCACCTGGGGACTGCCCGGTGGACGCCTGGAGCCAGGTGAGACGCTCGAGCGGGCCGCCCGCCGCGAGTTGTGGGAAGAGACGGGACTGACTGCCGGCCAGCTCCGACAGCTGGATGTCTACTCCGGGCCCGAATTCGTGGTTCGCTATCCCGACGGCTACGCCGCCTACGTCGTCGGAGCCACCTTCGAGACAAGTGAGTTCAGCGGCCGGCTCCGCGCCGATGATGCCGGCGAGACCGCCGGGCTGGCGTGGTTCTCTGAGGATCGTTTGCCGGTCCAGGTCAATCCCTACAACCGGCTGGTCCTTCGACGAGCGGGGTTGCAGCTCTAAGTTCCTGTTGCAGCGTCCGCCCAGCGATCCCCAACTAGACGCCCTGCGAGGCCGTGCAAGACGAACGTTTTCGAGCGGGAACCAAGCTCGCTTACGCGCGTAGAGTCCACGGACACATCGCGCGTGGGGCCCGACTCTCGGCTGCCCCGGCTAGCACCTAGGTTGGCGTCGGTATCGAGCTCCGGATGTAGCAGCTCAACCTCGGGACGATGGGCAGGTGGTTCCAGTGCCAATCCTAAAGACCGTTGAGTTCTGGCCATCCACAGGATTTCCGGACAAGCCCTGGGTGGAAACCCCCGCCGAGGACGCCTTCTTGCGGTCAGCTCGACGGGTGTGTGAAAGCTACAGCGAAGCCCTCGTCGAAGTGGGCATCACCAACAGGGTGGGTTCGGTAAGGCTCACGACCCACCTGGTGCGGAGTGCTGACGTGACGGTTGCCCCGGTCGTGGGGCGGCCGGAAGGCTTCGAGATGTCACACGTGGGTGTACCCGAGGCAGTGGCGACTCTGCCGCCGTTGAAGCGTGCGCGGCTCGTTCTGGACGCTATCGACCAGACGATGCGCGGTCTGGCGGCTGCCCGCGGTTGGCCGGCCGACCAGCTCGACAGCTGCTATGAGCACGTGCTGGACGGCGGGCTGGGGTTCTCATGGGAGGGAAGGAGCAAGACCAGCCCCTCACGCCGCAGGCGGGTCACCCCACGTTTCGAGCTGATGGATGACGGCTACGGCCGCTGCACGCTGGAGCTGTGGAACCACCGGACCGACGAACTGGTCAGCGTGAGCGAGCCGCTCCTGGCCTACAGCACCATCGAGGGCTTCAAGCGCACCAGCCAGAGCCTGACCTGGACCACCGACACCACAGTGAGGCTGGACAGCTACAGCGACGCCTTCGGCGTCTTCGACGTCCAGACCGAGCTGTCCGTCGAGTCAGAGTTCCATCCCTGGCCGTTGCTTGTGGCCCCCAAAGGACGCCGCCCAGCAGGAGTGGGCCTCAGCTCGGTGCAGCCTGATGTGTCTGTTGTCACCCCGGAGGCCGTAGCGCCGGCGCCGCGCATCAGCGCTGGTGCCAACACCGGTCCCCGGTACAAGATCCCCTCGGCCTACCGGCGCACCGTCGGGCAGTTCTTCGGAAGCCCTCCAAGGAGAATCGTCGAGTGGTGGGCCCAGTCCGACCTCGCTGAGCTGAACGTGATTTTCATCCACGATCCCGGATGCCGCCCTGGGATCCGGATCTACCAACGCGGCAAGGACGTCCTCGTGCACGTCCGACGTCCCTCGCCGGACTCCCAAGCCGATGCCGACCCAGTGGCAACCGCACAAGCCGACATCGAGCAAGCGCTGGAAAGGGTTCGGGGCCGCTTCAAGCTCAACGCACTGCCCACCCCGCTCTTCTGAACTAGCAACGCCCGTGTCGGCGAGCCGTCAGCAGTGTGCGCAAGGGGATCCCCAACCGTGCGCGGCTCGGCGCTTCAGGTCCGGGCTGCCGGTCTTCATCAGGATGCGGTGTCGGCCGCATGGCCATCTTCCAGGTAGCGCGCGGCGCGGCTAATCCGCGCCGACAGCGCTTCGCGAACCCGGGCGTGTGCCTCGAGGTCGAGCAGCCCTCCGGCCTCGTCAAGGGTGACGAAGCGAGCAGCGGCGATCTCCTCGGGCTGTAGGGCCAAGTCAGAGGCAGAGGTGTTGGTCCTGCCCGCATCGAAGAGGAACGCAACGACCTCCGTGACCTGACCGACCCGTCTCACCCAATCCACCGCGAGCAGCGCACCTGGCTCCAGATCTAGTCCCACTTCTTCGCGCAGCTCTCGGTGAGCGGCTCGCCGTGGCGACTCATCGGTTTCGGCCACGCCACCAGGAAGGTCCCACGTGATCTTGGGACTGCTGCACCGACAGGTGACAGTGGTTCTCAGGCGGCAAGCGCGACCTGAGTGCTCTGGATGGTCTCGTACTCGATCGGGTGAGTCGACCGAACGGGCTTGTCGCCGGGGTGGTAGGTCTTCTCGATCCAGGTGATGATCGCTTGGCGTAGTTCAGCCAGGTGGTCCAGTCGAAGCCATACCCTCGCAGGCACCCGCTTCGGCCTAGCCCCGCAAGGGGATCGACCTATGGGACGTCCGAGTGGTCTCGTCACGGGCGCTGCAGTGGGATATCGACGTCAGAGTGGCAGCTGGCTCCGGATGAGGTGATCAAGTCGGCGCCAAGCGGGTGAGAAAGCGTTGACGGCGCCCTGAGCTAGGGCGGGAACGTCGGAGTCGACGTCTTGACCGGGCGGGCCGTCGGCGCGATAGCGAGCCTTGGATGCTTCGACGATGCGGTGGGCAAGGTCATCGATGAGGGGGTCGTCCGGGTCCAGGTCGTGTGCTTCGTCGTAGTCGAGGTACAGCTGCCGCAGCGCCGAATCGGTCAGGGCTTGTGCCTGGTCACGGAACAAGTCGGCCGCAGTACCGGGGTGGGTGGCGAACACCAGGATCCACAGGTCGGTCTCCAACCTCACCCAGCGAGGGCTAAAGCCCATCCCGGGGAGTTGCTCGAGGTGGGCGGTGACGTCGCCCGGCAGGAGTTGGAGGGTGCCAGCGGCGAGCTGCCGGAGCCGACGCTGGGTGGCCCGAAGCCGGCGGATGCGGTCGCTGAGATCACGGTCGGCCCGCTGGATGTGGGTAGCAAGATCGCTATCGTCTTCGGCGGTCACTTCGCGGATGTCGGCGAGGGGCAGCCCGGCCTCAGCGAGGGTGCGGACCTTGATCAGTTCGACGACCTGCTGGGCGGTGTAGCGACGGTAACCGGACGCGTCGCGCGCCGGCTCGGCCAGCAGCCCCTTCTGGTGGTAGAACCTGATCGTCTTCGTGCTGACGCCGACGTAGCGGGCCAACTGGCCGATGGTGATCACCTACACATCATCCTGCCGATCCGCATGCTTGACCTTGCCCCTAGGGCAACGCTGGAGCATGTCGTTATGCATCCGACCGCTGACCGTGACGCCCTGCGCGCACTAGCCGGTGAGGGCAACGAACGCGCCTTGGACCGACTAGCTGACCTGGCCGACGATCGCGACGACGTCGACGAGCTGCGTGAGTTGCTGGACGAGGGCAGCGAGCACGCTGGGCGACTGCTCACCCGACGCGCTGTCGCGGCTGGTGACCTGCTCGAGCTGCAGCGGCTGTCCGACGCCGGCAGCGACGACGCCGGTGACGAGCTGGACCGTCTCTTGGGCGGGTCCGCACACGGTAGGAGTGGCAAGTGAGCGCCTCCGGGCAACTGCCGCTCGGGGAGTTGCGTCCGTTGGAGGGGCGACGGCTGTGGGCCGACATCGCCGGCAATGGCGAACCGGCGGTCGTGTTCCTACCCGGCGCGGGCGGGTTCGGGCTCGACTTGTTGCGTGTCCACGAGTTGGTGGCCCGGACCACCACATCGGTGATCTACGACCGCGCGGGGACCGGGTGGAGTGACGATATCGATCTGCCGCGCCCGATGGATGAGGTGATCGACGAGCTTCGCCAACTTCTACGGCTGCTTGGTGTGGAGCCGCCTCATCTGCTGGTTGGACACTCCCTGGGCGGGCTCTACGTGCAGCGGCACGCGCAACGGTTCCCTGACGAGGTCGCCGCGATGCTGCTGCTGGACCCTGCCCACGAGGACTGGGACCTTTACATGCCTGAAGCGCTGAAGATGGCGAACCAGCCGGCCACTACCGACATGCCCGAGCTGCCGGCCACGTTCATTGCGCAGTACCACAGCGCGTTCGCCAGCCTGTTCGGCGCGTTTCCCGACCCGCTACGGGAACTGCTCGTCGACCGGCACTTCCATGCTGAACGGCTCCGCAACGGCTTCCGGGAGGGAGCCAACGTGCTGGCCATGTTCGACCAGCTCCGAAGCGCGGGGCCGCGGCCAGACGTCCCGCTGATCATCCTCAGCGGTGCAGCGAGTGACGCCACCCAAACCCTGCTGAGCAGTACCGAGGTGGTCCGGCAGCAGATCGAGGCGAGCCGAAGGCTCTACGATGACATGGCCGCCAAGACGCCTCGCGGAGAGCACCGTGTCCTGCCCGATGCCTCGCACCTCACCATCCCACTCGCCCGGCCCGACGCGGTGCAGCGGGCCGTTCGGGACCTGCTCGGCCGCGCCGCCGCGGCGTGAGCGGCCTGGTGGCAGGGTCGGAGGATAAGCAGGCCCGGTGTCCCCTCCGCCAGCTTCAGTAGTAGATCCCCTTACGCACCGCCGCTGTCGGCAGCGAGGTGAGCGGAGAAGCGCGTGGCCGCGGTGTCCCAGTCCAGCACCCGGCGTGGTCGGCGGTTGATCCGCCCGGCCCACTTCTCGAGCTGGGAGACCGTGTGGGCGCTGAGGTCGGCTCCCTTGGCCAGGTACTGGCGCAGCAGCCGGTTGGTGTTCTCGTTGCTGCCGCGCTGCCAGGGGCTCTTGGGGTCGCAGAAGAAGACCTGGAGCCCGAGGTCGGTGGCCAGCTGCTCGTGCTCGGCCATCTCCCGGCCGCGGTCCCAAGTCAGCGAGCGTCGCAGGCTCGGTGGGAGCTGGGCCAGGTCAGCGGTGAGGGCTCGGCGGACGGCGTCTGCCTTGTAGCCGTCGGGCAGGGCTACGACTCGGACGTAGCGGGTGGAGCGCTCGACCAGGGTGGCCACCGCGGACGGCCGTCGGCCCATCACCAAGTCACCTTCCCAGTGACCGACCTCGACCCGGTCAGCCACCGAGGCGGGCCGGTCCCGGATGGAGACCATGTTCTTCAGCCGGCCGCGCCCGTGGCCGGTGCGAAGGGCCCCTCGCGGGTGGCGGACCGAGCGGCCAGAGCGCAGGTGCTGCCACGGCTTGGAGCCCAGCTCGCGGCGCTCAGCGTGGAAGACGGTGCGGTAGATCGTCTCGTGCGACACCCGCTTCCCTGAGTCGTCGGGGTGGGTACGGCGCAGCCAGGCGGTGATCTGCTGCGGGGACCAGTCCTCGCTCAACTTGGACCGGACCAGCTCGCACAGCTCGGGGTCAGCGCCCAGCCGAGTGGCTTTAGGTCGGCGAGCCCGCCGCCACGCCGCTACGTCAGCAGCCTGGGCTCGGTAGGCGTCTCGCCCGCCATTGCGGGCGATCTCGCGCGACACCGTCGAGGTCGAGCGGCTCAGCTGGGTCGCGATCCTCCGGGCCGTCCATCCCGCAGCGATCCCGCGGGAGATCTCCTCTCGATCCGATCCCGACAGGTGCCGTGGATGGCGCCGCCGAGCTGGTGGACGCAGCCCGCCGGAAGCGGCCAGCAGCCGCCTCACCTTCACCGGATGACAGCTCAGTGACCGGGCAATCAGCCGGCTTGGCTCACCCCGGCCCCACCGGCTCCACAGCTCGTCGACTTGCTCTGCTGAGAACGTCAACGTCCACCTCCGGTCGGCATCATCCTCCTCAGTGGTGCGTTGACCGGTTGAGACCGCCTTGGTTTTCGAGCAGGTCGGACGCTCGGTGACACGCCGAGCTCGAAACGTCTGCTCAACATTCGAGTGTCCGCTGAGCGGGTGACCTGCCCGGAGCTCTTGATCGCCAGCACCTGGTCGGACTCACGGCCAGGTCACTTCGTTTCCACCGGGGGTTTCGAGCAGGTGACTTGCCAGACGGTCAACGACGCGATGCCCTCGTGTGTCAGTAGGGGATCGGCATGTGACACACCGCGGCCGACTCGGGGGCGGTTGAAAAGCTATGGTGTGGGCGATCGTGGCACCCCTAGGTTGCCCCCGTGTGCACCCCTTCGCCGACGAGCCCTTGGGCAAGGTCCCTGCCAACGGTGACCACGGTGATGGAACTAGTCGCCGAAAACTATCCCGTCGAACCTTCGGGTGCCACGCTGGTGCGCTCGTTCAACAACGACGTCTACCGCATCGACACTGACGATGACGCCTACGTGCTGAAGGTTTACGGGTCGGGCCGATTAGACGCGGATGAGGTCCGGTGGGAGCAACGTCTGGCCCGAGAACTGTTGAATGCCGGCATTCCCGTCGCAGCCGACGTCACAACGAACACAGGCGACTTCGTCGGAATTGTTGAAGCACCGGAGGGACCGCGCACGTTTGCGCTGACCCAATGGGTTCCTGGCAGCAAGCCTCAGCCACCATGGAGCGATGCGCTGTACCGGTCGGTCGGCGCTACTCTCGCCAGGCTCCACGCAGCTGCCGACTCATTCGACAGCATCTACCCGCGACGGACCGTGCGACGCGGCGACGAACCGGAGCGGGTCATCGCAGTGCTCGACGAGGGCAGCAGCCAGCGGCAATTGGTGCAGCGGACCGCCGCCACGGCGCGGGCTGAGCTAGGGCAACTCGCGAAGCAAGGTCTGCGGTGGGGCATACGACATGGCGACGCGTCGCTAGACAACATCCACGTCGATGAGGACGGCACCGTGTACTTCTACGACTTCGACTTGGCAGGGCCGGGGTGGCAGATCGAGGATCTGGCTGGAGCGATGTCGACCGAGTTCGCGGGCCCGTTCCTGGAGGGCTACGTCGACGAGCGCCCACTGACCGAGGTCGACCTGACAGCACTGCCCTGGCTGCGGATCCTGGGCCACATCGACAACCTGAAATTCCATCTGATCGACAAGCCGGTAGCGATGGGGTCGTCAACGCTCACTGAAGGATGGGTTGACCGCGGGTTCGAGGGGCTGGCCGACGCCGCACGCGACGCCGGCTGTTGAACTTGCGTGATCCCGGCTCCCGTCCAGAGAGGGATCCTTGACCGTACGCAGGGCTGTAGGGCTGGCTGGCGACCGTACGCAGGGCGTACTCGGGAGAGGGGTGGCCCGGTCTGAATGGCCGGACGTCTCGTGCTGGGGCCGGGTGGCTAGCAGGACCAAAGGTGGTGGGGTTCGTTGCCGGGCCGGAAGCCGAGGTGCTGCAGCATCGCCATCGCCTCGGGGAAGCCGTCAGCGAGCAGCTCGGGGATGTGAGCGTCGCTGCCGAAGGAGACGGTGCGGCCGCCTTCCTCCTTCCACCACTGCGGCATCCAGGGCCACAGGCGCCGGGTGTTCATCTCGAGCGCACGCCCGCTGGAGGCGATGGTGCGCATTGCGGCACGAAAATGCTCTTC
The sequence above is a segment of the Auraticoccus monumenti genome. Coding sequences within it:
- a CDS encoding ABC transporter substrate-binding protein — translated: MSALLLAACGGGGGEPGTSPETPAALDLSQQGDIEFWRGKDFTGQIPKLVEKFNAQHPNGQVTMVELPDSADLQRTQIIQNHETKNAKVGVVQVDVVWTAEFAANGWIEELPADQFPTGEMLPAAVASATYFDKLYAYPIASNGGLLFYRKDLLDKYDLQPPTTFDELKAACDTIRDGEGGDDDLGCYAGQFQKYEGLTVNFDEAVHGAGGVIVGQDGKPNVATPEAVTGLQALVDMFEDGYIPEAAITWQEEQGRQAFQDGELIFHRNWPYVYQLANATDGSSQIAGDFDVAPLPGVSGPGVSSLGGGNYAIAKNAANKGTAADFIKFMAEEEQQKANALAASEPPAIASLYNDPDIVEKYPYFPTLKQSIETAQPRPQAVRYGDVTLAIQDATYGALQGQTEPQAALESLQTKLTSLTE
- a CDS encoding LacI family DNA-binding transcriptional regulator, with protein sequence MRRSTTLADIARLAGVSTSAVSLALNGRVGVSDDTRARIVEIAENLGWHPNAPARALTGRPVAAVGIVLRRPARFLGAEPFYMSFLAGLENQFSKLGSSLLMHIAESPAEEIATIRRWAAERRVDGLVLLDLRVNDERLDVIKYLELPTVVVGDPAHAAGLPAVWTADADAVRAAVHRLSQLGHERLAWVGERSDLAQTRIRTDAFIEACASAGLPTPRILETDSSSASGREATTALLSHARRPTAILFDNDLMAVAALGAARDAGLDVPADVSLVAYDDSILCEVTSPPLSALSHDVHSYGAHVAQLLLREVQAAGSTTSELDATPEFVERGSTGPAPA
- a CDS encoding recombinase family protein, producing the protein MTGIRIGYARVSTAEQDLTAQHDGLLALGVQAEHIYVDHGLTGTSRARPGLREAMAAVRRGDTLVVTKLDRLARSLPDARDIADELTAKGVALSLGGSVYDPTDPVGRLLFNVLSMVAEFEADLIRMRTREGMAVARAKGRLRGKQPKLSASQRRHLLTLHQAGEHTQAELAELFSVSRTTIYREIQRGSALTPTV
- a CDS encoding NUDIX domain-containing protein; its protein translation is MVTPENVLVAAGVLVRQQLGGQVLLQLRSDDGTWGLPGGRLEPGETLERAARRELWEETGLTAGQLRQLDVYSGPEFVVRYPDGYAAYVVGATFETSEFSGRLRADDAGETAGLAWFSEDRLPVQVNPYNRLVLRRAGLQL
- a CDS encoding NUDIX domain-containing protein, whose translation is MDREDLPPRRQARSVDSPDRVRDHPEHSGRACRLRTTVTCRCSSPKITWDLPGGVAETDESPRRAAHRELREEVGLDLEPGALLAVDWVRRVGQVTEVVAFLFDAGRTNTSASDLALQPEEIAAARFVTLDEAGGLLDLEAHARVREALSARISRAARYLEDGHAADTAS
- a CDS encoding MerR family transcriptional regulator; protein product: MITIGQLARYVGVSTKTIRFYHQKGLLAEPARDASGYRRYTAQQVVELIKVRTLAEAGLPLADIREVTAEDDSDLATHIQRADRDLSDRIRRLRATQRRLRQLAAGTLQLLPGDVTAHLEQLPGMGFSPRWVRLETDLWILVFATHPGTAADLFRDQAQALTDSALRQLYLDYDEAHDLDPDDPLIDDLAHRIVEASKARYRADGPPGQDVDSDVPALAQGAVNAFSPAWRRLDHLIRSQLPL
- a CDS encoding alpha/beta fold hydrolase; its protein translation is MSASGQLPLGELRPLEGRRLWADIAGNGEPAVVFLPGAGGFGLDLLRVHELVARTTTSVIYDRAGTGWSDDIDLPRPMDEVIDELRQLLRLLGVEPPHLLVGHSLGGLYVQRHAQRFPDEVAAMLLLDPAHEDWDLYMPEALKMANQPATTDMPELPATFIAQYHSAFASLFGAFPDPLRELLVDRHFHAERLRNGFREGANVLAMFDQLRSAGPRPDVPLIILSGAASDATQTLLSSTEVVRQQIEASRRLYDDMAAKTPRGEHRVLPDASHLTIPLARPDAVQRAVRDLLGRAAAA
- a CDS encoding IS30 family transposase, with product MKVRRLLAASGGLRPPARRRHPRHLSGSDREEISRGIAAGWTARRIATQLSRSTSTVSREIARNGGRDAYRAQAADVAAWRRARRPKATRLGADPELCELVRSKLSEDWSPQQITAWLRRTHPDDSGKRVSHETIYRTVFHAERRELGSKPWQHLRSGRSVRHPRGALRTGHGRGRLKNMVSIRDRPASVADRVEVGHWEGDLVMGRRPSAVATLVERSTRYVRVVALPDGYKADAVRRALTADLAQLPPSLRRSLTWDRGREMAEHEQLATDLGLQVFFCDPKSPWQRGSNENTNRLLRQYLAKGADLSAHTVSQLEKWAGRINRRPRRVLDWDTAATRFSAHLAADSGGA
- a CDS encoding phosphotransferase enzyme family protein, which produces MTTVMELVAENYPVEPSGATLVRSFNNDVYRIDTDDDAYVLKVYGSGRLDADEVRWEQRLARELLNAGIPVAADVTTNTGDFVGIVEAPEGPRTFALTQWVPGSKPQPPWSDALYRSVGATLARLHAAADSFDSIYPRRTVRRGDEPERVIAVLDEGSSQRQLVQRTAATARAELGQLAKQGLRWGIRHGDASLDNIHVDEDGTVYFYDFDLAGPGWQIEDLAGAMSTEFAGPFLEGYVDERPLTEVDLTALPWLRILGHIDNLKFHLIDKPVAMGSSTLTEGWVDRGFEGLADAARDAGC